In Candidatus Binatia bacterium, the genomic stretch AGCAGGTTCCGAACCAGTCGATTCGCGACGCGTTGCTCAATCTGATCGTTTATCAGGGCGACACCGAATTCGCCTCGGTCGAGCAGCAGAAAAACCTCTTGGACAACGCACCCACAGACTACGACCACCAGTCTTTGATTCGGGTCAACAGCGAGGAGATGCGCCACGGCTGGCAGATGTGTTACCTTTTGGTGACCTATTTTGGCGACTCAGGGAAGCTCGAGGCGCAAAAGATGCTGGAGCGCAGAGCATCGAATGGCGACCGGCTTTTGGGCTCCTTCAATACGCCGGTGAACAACTGGCTGGACTTTTTCACTTACACCCAGTTTGTCGACCGCGACGGAAAGTTTCAACTGACGATGCTAAGCCATTCATCTTTCGCTCCTCTCGCCCAAAGCGTCACCGCGATGCTTAAGGAAGAGTTTTTCCATATGTTTACCGGCAATACCGGTCTCACGCGAATCGTGCGGGCGAATAAGATTCCGCTGCCGATCATTCAAAAATATTTCAACAAATGGCTCTCGACCGCGTACGATCTTTTCGGCACCGATCATTCCTCTTCGGCCCAGTGGGCCTATGTATGGGGATTGAAAGGGCGCTACGACGAGCATGAAGCAAAAGAGCCGGCGGATAAGCAGCGGCTAAACGAACTCTCCAGAGAACACTACTTGGCGGAGAGCCGCAGGCTCATCGACGCGCTCAACCGGTTCATCCCGGCCGACCAGCCGAAGCTATACGCTCCGCACCTAAACTTTCATCGGACGATCGGCGAGCCTGCCGGAAAAACGTATAGTGTGACGGGAGAGCTGCTTTCTCCGGAACAATATCAAAAGCATCTGAAGGAGGTACTGCCGAGTCCAGAAGACGAGCGAGTCCTGAACATCGTCTTCAAGGAAAAAGACTGGGTCTTGCAGATGAATTGATTTGCCCGGCGGGATTCTTTAAGGAGAGATGAGTGAAGCGAATCTGCCTCGTTTGTCAGAACGTAGATTGCAAGAGCCGCGGCTCGGAAGAGATCATGAAAGAGCTGCAGCAAAGAGTTGCCGACAAAGGTCTCGGCGACCTGGAAGTCCGTCCTTACATGTGTTTCGGCGCGTGCCAGGAGGGGCCGAACGTCGTGCTCTACCCGGAAAAAAGCTGGTACGCCGGAGTTAAAAAGGATGATCTGGACGATATTGTGGGCCATATCGCCGGCGGGCCGGATGTCAAGCGCCTCGACACTATCGACAGCTCCCTCAAAGAATTGATCTACCAGCTTCTCGACACCGGAGTTTTCTAGCAATGGAAGGCATCCTATTCCCTCGCGGCGCGGTGGAGGGAAGAGAAAGCCTCGAAGCCTACCGCTCCCGCGGCGGCTATGAGGCGCTGGACAAGGCGCTGAAGCAGCTTTCTTCCGATCAGGTCATTCAGGAGATCGCGGAGTCGGGACTCCGCGGCAGGGGCGGCGCGGGTTTCCCGACCGGAAAGAAGTGGGCTTTCACGGCTGAAGCACCGGAAATGCCCCATTACGTGGTGCTGAACGGCGGCGAAGACGAGCCTGGCAGCAAAAAAGACCGGCTCCTCATGGAGAACCTCCCGCACCTGGTACTGGAAGGAGTCATCCTCGCCTCCTACGCGGTCAA encodes the following:
- a CDS encoding (2Fe-2S) ferredoxin domain-containing protein, whose protein sequence is MKRICLVCQNVDCKSRGSEEIMKELQQRVADKGLGDLEVRPYMCFGACQEGPNVVLYPEKSWYAGVKKDDLDDIVGHIAGGPDVKRLDTIDSSLKELIYQLLDTGVF
- a CDS encoding Phenylacetic acid catabolic protein — its product is MTKLENFDDWVDYFRQWQGDIGYDSSLLGDYKFETKLGEIHTPEIEFGDFRGQRKWDRAEQVPNQSIRDALLNLIVYQGDTEFASVEQQKNLLDNAPTDYDHQSLIRVNSEEMRHGWQMCYLLVTYFGDSGKLEAQKMLERRASNGDRLLGSFNTPVNNWLDFFTYTQFVDRDGKFQLTMLSHSSFAPLAQSVTAMLKEEFFHMFTGNTGLTRIVRANKIPLPIIQKYFNKWLSTAYDLFGTDHSSSAQWAYVWGLKGRYDEHEAKEPADKQRLNELSREHYLAESRRLIDALNRFIPADQPKLYAPHLNFHRTIGEPAGKTYSVTGELLSPEQYQKHLKEVLPSPEDERVLNIVFKEKDWVLQMN